The proteins below come from a single Halobacillus salinarum genomic window:
- a CDS encoding phosphoribosyltransferase family protein: MKSTITSIYSQKKKTLPILKDMNVELQVNENPFDLSLDQLFTMAARVNKKRAFLFVSELLGKHIPVKPFVPLVTSGLLALLYAERNNKADIETKAILSDFLSDDDERLGQAFSKLKDQLAHFQEDVLVIGFAETATALGHGVSDMLRGSAYLHTTREDLPHSPLVTFEEEHSHAVDQLCYAKPEWLQSDKPVILVDDEITTGKTAINIINEMHSKFPRDEYTVLSILDWRSTDDRRRFSDIEKDLGITIRSYSLLTGEMNFRGKSLSKASYSYGPRMEDPPKLDFQFIDVSNFFRSSDWLKSVEGNQSIEKDYIHETGRFGLTADDHDSVTAACKAAGEYLRSVRSTSGKILCLGAGELMYLPMRMAAFMGKEIYFHSTTRSPIHPVDKEGYAIRNGFTFPNPENFEIQHFLYNIPKSTYEELFFFTEKPVSKASIQPIASLCEECGIAKLYVVSLAKGSDDHR, from the coding sequence ATGAAAAGTACAATTACATCGATCTACTCACAAAAGAAGAAGACACTGCCGATCCTGAAGGACATGAACGTAGAACTGCAAGTCAACGAGAATCCCTTTGACCTTTCGTTAGACCAATTGTTTACCATGGCTGCCAGAGTCAATAAGAAGCGTGCCTTTTTATTTGTCAGTGAGCTTCTCGGGAAGCATATTCCCGTGAAGCCGTTCGTTCCATTAGTCACTTCCGGTTTGCTTGCCCTTTTATACGCTGAAAGGAATAATAAAGCAGATATAGAGACTAAGGCCATTCTCTCTGATTTTTTGTCAGACGATGATGAAAGGTTGGGCCAGGCTTTTTCCAAACTTAAAGATCAATTGGCACATTTCCAGGAAGATGTGTTAGTCATAGGGTTTGCGGAAACAGCGACAGCCCTCGGGCACGGGGTCTCAGATATGCTGAGGGGAAGTGCTTATTTGCATACAACTCGTGAAGACTTGCCACATTCTCCTTTAGTTACGTTTGAAGAAGAACATTCCCATGCTGTAGATCAGCTCTGTTACGCGAAACCTGAATGGTTACAATCAGATAAACCCGTGATCCTTGTCGATGATGAAATTACGACGGGGAAGACAGCCATTAACATCATTAACGAGATGCATTCCAAGTTTCCAAGGGACGAATATACTGTTTTATCTATTTTAGACTGGAGATCAACCGATGACCGTCGACGGTTCAGTGATATCGAGAAGGATTTAGGAATCACCATTCGATCTTATTCGCTATTGACTGGAGAAATGAACTTTCGTGGAAAAAGTTTAAGTAAAGCTTCCTATTCTTATGGTCCGCGAATGGAAGATCCTCCAAAGTTGGATTTTCAATTCATTGACGTATCTAATTTTTTTCGGAGCAGTGATTGGTTGAAGTCAGTAGAGGGAAATCAATCTATAGAAAAGGATTATATTCATGAAACAGGAAGGTTCGGCTTAACCGCGGATGATCATGATTCTGTGACAGCTGCTTGTAAAGCTGCCGGTGAATACTTACGGTCTGTACGATCAACTAGCGGGAAAATCCTTTGTCTTGGCGCGGGGGAGCTCATGTATCTGCCGATGAGAATGGCGGCTTTTATGGGAAAAGAAATCTATTTTCATTCGACAACAAGAAGTCCGATTCATCCAGTGGATAAAGAAGGCTATGCGATACGGAACGGTTTTACCTTTCCGAATCCGGAAAATTTTGAGATCCAGCATTTTCTCTACAATATTCCAAAGTCTACCTATGAAGAGCTGTTCTTTTTTACAGAAAAACCCGTTAGTAAGGCATCCATTCAGCCTATAGCATCTTTATGTGAAGAGTGCGGCATTGCGAAACTTTACGTAGTGTCTTTAGCTAAAGGAAGTGATGACCATCGTTGA
- a CDS encoding HpcH/HpaI aldolase/citrate lyase family protein has translation MRYFNWLSALEESGIFYKKPEVISKHSPKEELAFALGGTLYMPATRSSISQIVLKKKYPELSSMVICLEDAIGDEEVAFSEENVVEQVLKLSESYANHELLLEELPLIFIRVRDAGQMKFVANQLGDSLKMISGFVFPKLSTNNVEDYFSALIEIVEEHQEPLYGMPILETPDLLDKKTRYQRLTELSEKFQVYKDYILNLRIGATDLCGLYGIRRKYNTTIYDISLIRDFIADLINFFARDFVISGPVWEYFDQTSRVLKPELRKTPFYKEYGEAGLEYRSHLLNEYADGLIKETILDLENGLDGKTVIHPSHLNIVQSLYVVSKEEYLDALSIYHHSERESGAVKSTYSNKMNEVKPHRRWAQKILLKSKVFGVYHEKYNYIDLLTKEEDTADPEGHERRTASQRESL, from the coding sequence ATGAGATATTTTAATTGGTTATCTGCTCTAGAAGAGTCAGGGATCTTTTATAAAAAACCAGAAGTGATTTCGAAGCATTCTCCTAAAGAGGAACTGGCCTTTGCTTTAGGGGGGACGCTATACATGCCTGCTACACGTTCTTCAATTTCACAGATTGTTTTGAAAAAGAAGTATCCTGAGCTTAGCTCCATGGTTATCTGCCTGGAAGATGCCATTGGTGATGAAGAAGTTGCGTTTTCTGAAGAAAATGTGGTGGAACAAGTTTTAAAACTCTCTGAGTCTTACGCGAACCACGAGCTTTTGCTGGAAGAGCTGCCTCTAATTTTTATTCGTGTCCGGGATGCAGGGCAAATGAAATTTGTAGCAAATCAATTAGGAGATTCTCTTAAGATGATCAGTGGATTTGTGTTTCCAAAATTGAGTACAAATAATGTGGAAGATTACTTTTCTGCGTTAATTGAAATCGTAGAAGAGCATCAGGAACCTCTTTACGGCATGCCAATACTGGAAACGCCGGATCTGCTTGATAAAAAGACGAGATATCAGCGGTTAACAGAGCTTTCCGAAAAATTTCAAGTTTATAAGGATTACATTTTGAATCTAAGAATCGGGGCTACCGACTTATGCGGGCTTTATGGAATTCGAAGGAAGTACAACACAACGATTTATGATATTTCACTGATCCGTGATTTTATTGCAGATCTCATTAATTTCTTTGCTAGAGATTTTGTTATTTCCGGTCCTGTTTGGGAATATTTTGACCAGACTTCCAGAGTGTTAAAGCCTGAGCTGCGAAAAACTCCCTTCTACAAAGAATATGGAGAGGCGGGGCTTGAATACCGTTCCCATCTGCTGAATGAATATGCAGATGGATTGATCAAGGAAACCATTCTTGACCTGGAAAATGGTCTTGATGGCAAGACAGTTATCCATCCTTCTCACTTGAATATCGTACAAAGTCTCTATGTCGTTTCAAAAGAAGAGTATTTAGATGCCTTAAGTATTTATCACCATTCGGAACGGGAATCCGGGGCTGTTAAGAGTACGTATTCGAATAAAATGAACGAAGTAAAACCTCATAGGCGCTGGGCACAGAAAATTCTTTTAAAATCTAAAGTATTCGGGGTGTATCATGAAAAGTACAATTACATCGATCTACTCACAAAAGAAGAAGACACTGCCGATCCTGAAGGACATGAACGTAGAACTGCAAGTCAACGAGAATCCCTTTGA
- a CDS encoding TerC family protein — MEIIHQILSTYASFFNWEMWGEVLTDPVAWGYIGTLVVLEGLLSADNALVLAVMVKHLPKKQQKKALTYGLFGAYFFRVLFIGLGVYLVKFWWIKLLGAAYLAWLVIKYFWKGEDDDEAGAVNKNGWAARTFGLFWATVISVEIMDLAFSVDSILAAFAVSEEVWILFLGGALGILMMRTVAKVFLVLIDKVPELETTAYVLIGIIAVKMGLSTFDVHVHHLVFFSVLIAAFLITFVVHYFNTKSGKHESDSLKEVAASKEK; from the coding sequence GTGGAAATTATACATCAAATATTATCAACCTACGCATCCTTTTTTAACTGGGAAATGTGGGGAGAAGTTCTCACAGATCCAGTAGCCTGGGGATATATAGGAACCCTGGTAGTTCTTGAAGGATTGTTATCGGCTGATAATGCTCTTGTCTTAGCGGTTATGGTTAAGCATCTTCCGAAAAAACAGCAGAAAAAAGCTTTGACTTACGGGCTGTTTGGTGCTTACTTCTTTAGAGTGTTGTTTATTGGATTAGGTGTCTACTTAGTCAAATTCTGGTGGATCAAATTACTAGGGGCAGCCTATCTTGCCTGGCTCGTCATTAAATACTTCTGGAAGGGCGAGGATGATGATGAAGCAGGAGCCGTGAATAAAAATGGCTGGGCCGCCCGCACCTTTGGCTTGTTTTGGGCGACAGTTATTTCCGTGGAAATTATGGACCTGGCTTTTTCTGTGGACAGTATTCTGGCAGCTTTTGCGGTTTCTGAAGAAGTGTGGATTCTTTTCCTTGGTGGCGCACTCGGTATCCTTATGATGAGAACAGTAGCCAAGGTCTTTCTTGTCCTAATTGATAAAGTTCCGGAATTAGAAACGACTGCTTATGTATTAATAGGAATTATTGCTGTGAAGATGGGGTTGAGCACGTTTGACGTTCATGTGCACCATTTGGTCTTCTTCAGCGTATTGATCGCAGCCTTTTTAATTACATTTGTTGTGCATTACTTTAACACTAAATCAGGCAAACATGAGTCAGATTCACTTAAAGAAGTGGCTGCCTCTAAAGAGAAATAG
- a CDS encoding TerD family protein: protein MAVQLSKGQRIDLTKSNPGLTKAIIGLGWDINKYHGGDDFDLDASAFLVNEQGKCEHDQDFVFYNNLEHPSGGVLHTGDNRTGEGEGDDEQLVVEFSKVPSHVDKIGIAVTIHEAEARSQNFGQVSNAFVRLADEASHEELLRFDLGEDFSIETAVVVCELYRHNGEWKFNAIGSGFSGGLASLCRNYGLEV, encoded by the coding sequence ATGGCAGTGCAATTATCAAAAGGACAGAGAATTGATTTAACTAAATCAAATCCCGGCCTGACGAAAGCGATCATTGGGCTTGGCTGGGATATTAATAAATATCACGGCGGGGATGATTTTGACCTGGATGCTTCTGCTTTTCTTGTGAACGAGCAGGGAAAGTGTGAACATGATCAGGACTTTGTATTTTATAACAATTTGGAGCACCCGAGCGGAGGTGTCCTGCACACAGGCGATAACCGTACGGGAGAAGGGGAAGGTGATGACGAACAGCTCGTTGTCGAGTTTTCAAAAGTGCCTTCTCACGTGGATAAAATAGGAATTGCTGTAACGATTCATGAAGCAGAAGCCAGAAGCCAGAATTTTGGCCAAGTGAGCAATGCATTTGTACGTCTGGCGGATGAAGCGAGTCATGAGGAGTTGCTCAGGTTTGATCTTGGTGAAGACTTTTCTATCGAAACAGCGGTAGTCGTTTGTGAGTTGTACCGGCACAATGGAGAGTGGAAGTTCAATGCAATTGGGAGCGGATTCTCAGGCGGACTGGCTTCATTATGCCGGAATTACGGGCTGGAGGTTTAA
- a CDS encoding TerD family protein: MAVSLSKGQKVDLTKTNPGLTKVTVGLGWDTNKYDGGHDFDLDASVFLLNAQGKCNSDKDFIFYNQLEGGAGSVVHTGDNRTGEGEGDDEQIDINLPEVPSSIEKISFVITIHEGESRNQNFGQVSNAFVRVVNKDSNEELIRYDLGEDFSIETAIIVGELYRHSGEWKFSAVGSGYQGGLARIASDCGLEIG, from the coding sequence ATGGCAGTTTCATTATCAAAAGGACAAAAAGTCGACTTAACAAAGACAAACCCAGGACTCACTAAGGTTACCGTAGGCTTAGGCTGGGATACAAACAAATATGACGGCGGACATGACTTTGACTTGGATGCCAGCGTATTCTTACTTAATGCACAGGGAAAGTGTAATTCAGATAAAGACTTTATCTTCTATAATCAGCTCGAAGGCGGGGCGGGCTCTGTTGTACATACAGGCGACAACCGTACCGGTGAAGGAGAAGGGGATGACGAGCAGATCGATATTAATCTTCCTGAAGTCCCTTCCTCAATTGAGAAGATTTCTTTTGTGATTACTATTCATGAAGGGGAATCCCGCAACCAAAATTTCGGACAGGTTTCTAATGCATTCGTCCGTGTTGTAAACAAGGACTCCAATGAAGAATTAATCCGTTATGATCTAGGGGAGGATTTCTCTATCGAGACTGCGATTATTGTAGGAGAATTATACCGTCATAGCGGAGAATGGAAGTTCTCTGCTGTAGGTTCCGGTTATCAAGGCGGTCTGGCACGGATCGCCAGTGACTGCGGCTTGGAAATCGGTTAA
- a CDS encoding TerD family protein: MAISLQKGQRIDLTKGNAGLSKIMVGLGWDPVQSKGGGLLGSLFGGGGPEIDCDASVLMLEDDKFTENQNLIYFGNLRSRDGSIQHTGDNLTGEGEGDDEQIIVDLDKIPSKVNKLVFVVNIYDAVKRKQDFGMIQNAFIRVVDTGNRNELLKFNLTDNYAGKTSLIVSEIYRHETEWKFAAIGNGTNDRGLKDIVKRYA; the protein is encoded by the coding sequence ATGGCTATTTCTTTACAGAAAGGGCAGCGCATTGACCTTACCAAAGGGAATGCAGGACTCTCAAAAATAATGGTAGGACTCGGATGGGACCCTGTCCAGTCAAAAGGCGGCGGTCTGCTTGGCAGTCTGTTTGGAGGCGGCGGTCCGGAAATTGACTGTGATGCTTCTGTGCTCATGCTTGAAGATGATAAATTTACCGAAAATCAAAATCTTATTTATTTCGGCAACCTTAGAAGCAGGGATGGGAGTATTCAGCACACCGGCGATAACTTAACGGGGGAAGGCGAAGGAGACGATGAGCAGATTATAGTCGACCTTGATAAAATCCCTTCCAAAGTCAATAAATTGGTGTTTGTGGTAAATATTTATGATGCCGTAAAAAGAAAACAGGATTTCGGGATGATTCAAAATGCTTTCATCCGTGTGGTCGACACTGGAAACCGCAATGAACTTCTAAAATTTAACTTAACAGACAATTATGCAGGAAAGACTTCCTTGATCGTATCTGAAATCTATCGTCATGAAACGGAATGGAAATTTGCTGCAATTGGCAATGGAACGAATGACCGCGGTTTAAAAGATATCGTGAAACGCTACGCATAA
- a CDS encoding ABC transporter permease — protein MKWKDKRKFIHQNMKKNKSRVFMTTLATAIGCAFLIVLASVGFGAQRFIVHDLLQDRSLTSIEIHGKKAEEEGDVQGITNKDIENFEQLDHVKAVSRKLVLQNPAKIKLDDFQSELPVSVVDYPSEIKAGFKLDKGRMPETKNEVVVGYHFKSALHSAKLNGEELNEADILDESGEVKEQYQYQGKLLGKQIEMQVRQWKSGSMKTKTIPLKVVGVREEPAKDWEQDNGVLISKEVLNQVEKFTGTPLGAVITPDMSSEEKQHIEGLKDRTYNGVNVIADDMESVDALSSQLKGKGYYIYSVTEELEQVNLVFAVVKIGLGLIGLIALVIASIGIYNTMSMAVTERTHDIGIMKAIGGKPQLIRNIFLMESSYIGFMGAVVGVAAAYLVSFGVNQLMPVVIKQVFDQTSEQAIQLSYIPPYLVLICVAISIGTAILSGIKPANKATRIDVLSALRRDI, from the coding sequence ATGAAATGGAAGGATAAGCGGAAGTTCATCCATCAGAATATGAAAAAAAATAAATCGCGGGTGTTCATGACCACTTTGGCGACTGCCATCGGTTGTGCTTTTTTAATTGTCTTAGCTTCGGTAGGATTTGGCGCCCAACGGTTCATCGTTCATGACCTTTTACAAGACCGTTCGCTGACTTCTATCGAGATTCATGGAAAAAAGGCTGAGGAAGAGGGAGATGTTCAAGGAATTACCAATAAGGATATTGAGAATTTCGAGCAGTTGGACCACGTAAAAGCTGTTTCACGAAAGCTGGTTTTACAGAATCCTGCAAAAATAAAATTGGATGATTTTCAATCTGAATTGCCTGTAAGTGTCGTCGACTATCCTTCAGAGATAAAAGCAGGATTTAAACTGGATAAGGGCCGTATGCCTGAAACGAAGAATGAAGTCGTTGTAGGTTATCATTTTAAAAGCGCACTCCATTCAGCCAAACTAAATGGGGAAGAATTGAATGAGGCTGACATCCTTGATGAGAGTGGGGAAGTGAAAGAACAATATCAATACCAGGGCAAATTACTAGGCAAACAAATCGAAATGCAAGTAAGACAGTGGAAGAGTGGAAGTATGAAGACGAAAACGATTCCGCTTAAAGTAGTAGGTGTGAGAGAAGAGCCGGCTAAAGATTGGGAACAAGATAATGGAGTGCTCATATCAAAAGAAGTACTTAACCAAGTAGAAAAATTCACAGGTACTCCTCTTGGAGCTGTCATTACTCCAGATATGAGTTCTGAAGAGAAACAGCATATCGAAGGGTTGAAGGATAGAACCTATAATGGAGTAAACGTCATTGCTGATGATATGGAGAGTGTGGACGCGCTTTCAAGCCAACTGAAAGGCAAAGGGTATTATATTTATTCTGTTACGGAGGAATTAGAGCAAGTAAACCTAGTCTTTGCAGTAGTAAAAATAGGTCTCGGCCTCATCGGATTAATCGCCTTAGTAATTGCCTCAATAGGAATATACAACACGATGTCCATGGCGGTTACGGAAAGAACACATGACATAGGAATTATGAAAGCTATTGGCGGCAAGCCGCAATTAATTCGAAACATCTTTTTAATGGAAAGCAGTTATATAGGCTTCATGGGCGCTGTTGTTGGAGTAGCTGCTGCTTACCTTGTAAGCTTTGGGGTGAATCAACTCATGCCGGTGGTGATCAAGCAAGTATTCGATCAAACATCGGAGCAAGCGATTCAATTATCTTATATTCCTCCTTATCTCGTGCTTATTTGTGTGGCGATTAGTATCGGGACAGCCATATTATCAGGGATAAAGCCGGCAAATAAAGCGACAAGAATTGATGTTTTAAGTGCGCTGCGAAGAGACATCTAA
- a CDS encoding ABC transporter ATP-binding protein has translation MIEVKGLEHSFYVGKKNQRQEVPVLRNINLHIEQGEIVAVAGKSGSGKSTLLNLLSGYIKPVKGEIHLFERNVTNFSETQWAEFRAAHLGFIFQSFQLIPSMTAFQNVELPLVMKGMNEKERKKQVFHILKRVDLEGLEGHYPSELSGGQQQRVSVARALIVNPPIIFADEPTGSLDQETEKSLLQFIKQLNQEEDITFVMITHDEEVAAIADRTIRLTNGTVHAEKEKSL, from the coding sequence ACTGGAGCATTCGTTTTATGTCGGTAAAAAGAATCAGCGGCAGGAAGTACCGGTGCTGAGAAATATTAATCTTCATATAGAACAAGGGGAAATAGTGGCGGTAGCAGGCAAAAGCGGTTCAGGGAAGTCAACCTTGCTTAATTTGCTGAGCGGCTACATCAAGCCTGTAAAAGGTGAGATTCATTTATTTGAAAGGAATGTAACGAATTTTTCTGAGACACAGTGGGCAGAATTTCGAGCGGCTCACTTAGGATTTATTTTTCAAAGCTTTCAGCTCATTCCGAGTATGACAGCTTTCCAGAACGTAGAACTGCCCTTAGTTATGAAAGGGATGAATGAAAAAGAGAGGAAAAAACAAGTTTTTCATATATTGAAGCGTGTCGATTTGGAAGGCTTGGAAGGACATTACCCTTCCGAGCTGTCCGGCGGGCAGCAGCAGCGGGTTTCCGTTGCCCGGGCTTTAATCGTCAACCCTCCGATTATTTTTGCAGATGAGCCTACGGGGAGTCTTGATCAGGAGACAGAAAAATCACTATTGCAATTCATAAAACAATTAAATCAGGAAGAAGACATTACATTTGTGATGATTACCCACGATGAGGAAGTGGCCGCTATTGCTGATCGAACGATTCGTCTAACTAATGGAACTGTACATGCAGAAAAGGAGAAGAGCTTATGA